Proteins encoded within one genomic window of Micromonospora halotolerans:
- a CDS encoding PP2C family protein-serine/threonine phosphatase codes for MRTARPSAGAALPDDSRLARELLDGLAEAVVTTDRAGVVTLVNAAAAELLPELSPGVDLANCPVPALADAVRGDGGTFDAEHHGRRLRGVRRRLAAGTCAWYVRDVTEEQARDDALRAERSRTAFLAQAGSRLGLSLHRDQTLRAAVTLPVPHLADAAVAVHRPSPPAEDLPHWVRYAADEPGPVTGVAGWPVVESAPGLVEALDGDATESGPWLDAELAELGELLPAGFGRPGAVLISPMRSAGGPAGALILARRPGRSGFDPREVELAREFAARAGAALAAADLYGEQANLARVLQNSLLPPDLPPLPGMTLAGGYRAAGDTLRIGGDFYDLFPTPGGGLFALGDVCGKGVGAAVLTGRVRQSLQTLRLVEQRPRELMELLNHALLDAPDAARRAQFTTLLLGALTREPGGGLLVRVAGGGHPAPLVVRTDGRIEPVRVGGMPVGALTAARFVEAEVRLAPGDVLVAYTDGVTEARGGPSRLEMFGDARLRRALASGAGLPPAALVDRLLQLVDEWLDGQVHDDVAMLVVAAGGPGPGRSGGAGHRRLAG; via the coding sequence ATGAGGACCGCCCGACCGTCGGCCGGGGCCGCGCTGCCGGACGACTCCCGGCTCGCCCGCGAACTGCTGGACGGGCTCGCCGAGGCCGTCGTGACCACCGACCGGGCCGGCGTCGTCACCCTGGTCAACGCCGCGGCCGCGGAACTCCTCCCCGAGCTCTCCCCCGGCGTCGACCTGGCCAACTGCCCGGTGCCCGCGCTGGCGGACGCCGTGCGCGGCGACGGCGGGACCTTCGACGCCGAGCACCACGGCCGGCGGTTGCGTGGCGTCCGGCGCCGGCTGGCCGCCGGCACCTGCGCCTGGTACGTGCGGGACGTCACCGAGGAGCAGGCGCGCGACGACGCGCTGCGGGCCGAGCGGTCCCGCACCGCCTTCCTGGCCCAGGCGGGCAGCCGCCTCGGGCTCTCCCTGCACCGGGACCAGACGCTGCGCGCCGCCGTCACCCTCCCGGTGCCCCACCTGGCCGACGCCGCCGTGGCCGTGCACCGCCCGTCCCCGCCCGCCGAGGACCTGCCGCACTGGGTCCGGTACGCCGCCGACGAGCCCGGCCCGGTCACCGGCGTCGCCGGCTGGCCGGTGGTCGAGTCGGCGCCCGGCCTGGTCGAGGCGCTCGACGGCGACGCCACCGAGTCCGGCCCCTGGCTCGACGCCGAGCTGGCCGAGCTGGGCGAGCTGCTGCCCGCGGGTTTCGGCCGGCCCGGCGCCGTGCTGATCAGCCCGATGCGCAGCGCCGGCGGCCCGGCCGGCGCGCTCATCCTGGCCCGCCGTCCCGGGCGGAGCGGCTTCGACCCGCGCGAGGTCGAGCTGGCGCGGGAGTTCGCGGCCCGGGCTGGCGCCGCGCTGGCGGCGGCCGACCTCTACGGGGAGCAGGCGAACCTGGCCCGCGTGCTCCAGAACAGCCTCCTCCCCCCGGACCTGCCGCCGCTTCCCGGGATGACGCTGGCCGGCGGCTACCGTGCCGCCGGGGACACGCTGCGCATCGGGGGCGACTTCTACGACCTCTTCCCCACCCCCGGCGGCGGCCTCTTCGCCCTCGGCGACGTGTGCGGCAAGGGGGTCGGCGCGGCCGTGCTGACCGGGCGGGTACGCCAGTCGCTGCAGACCCTGCGGCTGGTCGAGCAACGCCCGCGGGAGCTGATGGAACTGCTCAACCACGCGCTGCTGGACGCACCCGACGCGGCCCGCCGGGCCCAGTTCACCACCCTCCTGCTGGGCGCCCTGACCCGCGAGCCGGGCGGCGGGCTGCTGGTCCGGGTGGCCGGCGGCGGCCACCCGGCCCCGCTGGTGGTCCGCACCGACGGCCGGATCGAGCCGGTCCGGGTCGGCGGCATGCCGGTCGGCGCGCTGACCGCGGCCCGCTTCGTCGAGGCGGAGGTACGCCTGGCCCCGGGCGACGTGCTGGTGGCGTACACCGACGGGGTGACCGAGGCCCGGGGCGGGCCCAGCCGGCTGGAGATGTTCGGCGACGCCCGGCTGCGGCGGGCGCTCGCGTCCGGAGCCGGGCTGCCGCCCGCCGCGCTGGTCGACCGGCTGCTCCAGCTCGTCGACGAGTGGCTCGACGGCCAGGTGCACGACGACGTCGCCATGCTGGTCGTGGCGGCGGGAGGGCCCGGCCCGGGCCGGTCAGGCGGTGCGGGCCACCGGCGGCTCGCCGGGTGA
- a CDS encoding GTP-binding protein: MDSVRFDREPAAPRVPLALKILIAGGFGAGKTTLVSALSEVRPLQTEEVLTGAGIGTDDVSGVEQKSTTTVAMDFGRITINDDLQVYLFGTPGQDRFWFLWDELAFGALGAVVLADTRRLADCFPSIDYFEQRGIPFVVGVNCFDGSRRFSLEAVRDALDLDPDVPLVLCDARDRQSGKLVLISLVEHVARQRGEPVPVG, from the coding sequence GTGGACTCCGTGCGCTTTGACCGGGAGCCGGCCGCGCCGCGGGTGCCGCTGGCTCTGAAGATCCTCATCGCCGGTGGCTTCGGCGCGGGCAAGACGACGCTGGTGAGCGCGTTGAGCGAGGTCCGGCCGTTGCAGACCGAGGAGGTGCTGACCGGCGCCGGCATCGGCACCGACGACGTCTCCGGGGTGGAGCAGAAGTCGACCACCACCGTGGCGATGGACTTCGGCCGCATCACCATCAACGACGACCTGCAGGTCTACCTCTTCGGCACCCCGGGGCAGGACCGGTTCTGGTTCCTCTGGGACGAGCTGGCGTTCGGAGCGCTCGGCGCCGTGGTGCTGGCCGACACCCGGCGGCTGGCCGACTGCTTCCCCTCGATCGACTACTTCGAGCAGCGGGGCATCCCGTTCGTGGTGGGTGTGAACTGCTTCGACGGGTCCCGCCGGTTCAGCCTGGAGGCGGTCCGCGACGCCCTGGACCTGGACCCGGACGTGCCGCTGGTGCTCTGCGACGCCCGGGACCGGCAGTCCGGCAAGCTGGTGCTGATCTCGCTGGTCGAGCACGTCGCGCGGCAGCGCGGCGAGCCGGTGCCGGTGGGCTGA
- a CDS encoding VWA domain-containing protein gives MRSNLRGAGAVAAATALVVVVAGSWFGYQQLAGPNCSGRIELSVAAAPEIAPAVRGAADQWVADGAAVGETCIAVNVSSAEPVDVAAAVASKHGATLAGVGQASGTVVTPDVWVPDSSTWLLRLKSGGATAFAPANGASIARSPVVVALPEPVASRVGWPDKELRWTDLLGQVTSGKPLRAGIVEPTQDAAGLSGLLSLTAAASATGAAGSPKAQEAMVGALRALATNRSSLREDLLARFPRSSDPTAIANALGAAALSEEDVIAYNNTKPPIPLAALYLKPDPIALDYPFAVLPGIEPTKASAARVLFEVLRTPGFKNRLAGQALRAPDGNWGDGFKAPQGAPSPANGGATAIPAAGQGGAADLDPVAIQKATTTWSVATQSGRMLCVIDVSGSMKKPVATAGGASREQVTVAAASQGLGLFDDSWSIGLWTFSTNLNGSQDYRELIGIKPLSSNRGPIQQRLAAIRPSSGNTGLYDTMLAAYKKVQQDWEPGKVNSIVLFTDGKNEDDHGISQKALLSQLKQLRDEEQPVQVIIIGIGTEVSLAELTSITKETGGGAFVTTDPSKIGEIFLQAIALRPPAPR, from the coding sequence ATGCGTTCGAACCTCCGTGGGGCAGGTGCCGTTGCCGCGGCCACCGCGCTCGTCGTCGTCGTAGCCGGCTCCTGGTTCGGTTATCAGCAGCTGGCCGGCCCGAACTGCTCGGGGCGGATCGAGCTGTCCGTCGCGGCGGCCCCGGAGATCGCCCCCGCCGTGCGCGGAGCGGCCGACCAGTGGGTCGCCGACGGCGCGGCCGTCGGCGAGACCTGCATCGCCGTGAACGTCTCCTCCGCCGAGCCGGTCGACGTCGCCGCCGCGGTGGCGAGCAAGCACGGCGCCACCCTGGCCGGGGTCGGGCAGGCCAGCGGCACCGTGGTCACGCCGGACGTCTGGGTGCCCGACTCCTCCACCTGGCTGCTGCGGCTCAAGAGCGGCGGCGCCACCGCGTTCGCGCCGGCCAACGGCGCCTCGATCGCCCGCAGTCCGGTGGTGGTCGCCCTGCCCGAGCCGGTGGCCTCCCGGGTCGGCTGGCCGGACAAGGAGCTGCGCTGGACCGACCTGCTGGGCCAGGTCACCAGCGGCAAGCCGTTGCGTGCCGGGATCGTCGAGCCGACCCAGGACGCCGCCGGCCTGTCCGGGCTGCTCTCGCTGACCGCCGCCGCGAGCGCCACGGGCGCCGCCGGCTCGCCGAAGGCCCAGGAGGCGATGGTTGGTGCCCTGCGGGCGCTGGCCACCAACCGCTCCTCGCTGCGGGAGGACCTCCTGGCCCGCTTCCCGCGCTCGTCGGACCCGACGGCCATCGCCAACGCGCTGGGCGCGGCGGCGCTGTCGGAAGAGGACGTGATCGCGTACAACAACACCAAGCCGCCGATCCCGCTGGCGGCGCTCTACCTCAAGCCCGATCCGATCGCGCTGGACTACCCGTTCGCCGTGCTGCCCGGCATCGAGCCGACCAAGGCGTCGGCCGCCCGGGTGCTCTTCGAGGTGCTGCGCACCCCGGGCTTCAAGAACCGGCTGGCCGGTCAGGCCCTGCGGGCGCCGGACGGCAACTGGGGCGACGGGTTCAAGGCGCCGCAGGGTGCGCCGAGCCCGGCGAACGGCGGCGCGACCGCCATCCCGGCGGCCGGGCAGGGCGGCGCGGCCGACCTGGACCCGGTCGCCATCCAGAAGGCGACCACCACCTGGTCGGTGGCGACCCAGTCCGGCCGCATGCTCTGCGTCATCGACGTCTCCGGCTCGATGAAGAAGCCGGTGGCGACCGCCGGCGGCGCCAGCCGGGAGCAGGTCACCGTCGCCGCCGCGAGTCAGGGCCTGGGGCTCTTCGACGACTCCTGGTCGATCGGCCTGTGGACCTTCTCCACCAATCTGAACGGATCGCAGGACTACCGCGAGCTGATCGGGATCAAGCCGCTGTCGAGCAACCGCGGCCCGATCCAGCAGCGCCTGGCCGCGATCCGGCCCTCGAGCGGCAACACCGGCCTCTACGACACGATGCTGGCGGCCTACAAGAAGGTCCAGCAGGACTGGGAGCCCGGCAAGGTCAACTCGATCGTGCTGTTCACCGACGGCAAGAACGAGGATGACCACGGCATCTCCCAGAAGGCCCTGCTGAGCCAGCTCAAGCAGCTGCGCGACGAGGAGCAGCCGGTCCAGGTGATCATCATCGGCATCGGCACCGAGGTCAGCCTCGCCGAGCTCACGTCGATCACCAAGGAGACCGGCGGTGGCGCCTTCGTCACGACCGACCCGAGCAAGATCGGTGAGATCTTCCTGCAGGCGATCGCGCTGCGGCCGCCGGCGCCGCGCTGA
- a CDS encoding PP2C family protein-serine/threonine phosphatase, which produces MSGPEDRARRSLTEAPTDQLVDRLAAELERSYGITRTELYQVDYRLAALLPLGGGESIVTPGHPAWRCFDHQEPIVSEGTGWFPVGMRGERRGVLRIAPVPADPAALAELDAVATALGHELAAVAATTDIYLTARRSRRLTLAAEMQWELLPGRSRIRPSFSLAGQLEPAYAVRGDGFDWSDDGHRLWLSVINGSGEGVAASMLTSLATHALRNARRAQLGLADQAALADQAIYALHRGEQHLSALLLELDLATGTLNVVDAGSPRLVLLRDGEVTEQVLDKQFPLGMFEGTDYREQRFELQRGDRLFVVSDGVIDATQERIRYGETALDRFLRRTGPMEPLDAVRSLIGDLRAFVAGDLVDDAVVVCLDWLGPQP; this is translated from the coding sequence ATGAGCGGACCGGAGGATCGGGCACGGCGGAGCCTCACCGAGGCGCCGACCGACCAGCTCGTCGACCGGCTCGCCGCCGAGCTGGAACGGTCGTACGGGATCACCCGCACCGAGCTGTACCAGGTCGACTACCGGTTGGCCGCGCTGCTGCCGCTGGGCGGGGGTGAGTCGATCGTCACCCCCGGCCACCCGGCCTGGCGCTGCTTCGACCACCAGGAGCCCATCGTGTCGGAGGGCACCGGCTGGTTCCCGGTCGGGATGCGCGGCGAGCGGCGCGGGGTGCTCCGGATCGCACCGGTGCCGGCTGACCCGGCCGCCCTGGCCGAGCTGGACGCCGTCGCCACCGCTCTCGGGCACGAGCTGGCCGCCGTGGCGGCCACCACGGACATCTACCTGACCGCCCGGCGCAGCCGCCGGCTCACCCTGGCCGCCGAGATGCAGTGGGAGCTGCTGCCCGGCCGCAGCCGGATCCGCCCCTCCTTCAGCCTGGCCGGCCAGCTGGAGCCCGCGTACGCGGTGCGCGGCGACGGCTTCGACTGGTCCGACGACGGCCACCGGCTCTGGCTGTCGGTGATCAACGGCTCGGGCGAGGGGGTGGCCGCCTCGATGCTCACCTCGCTGGCCACCCACGCGCTGCGCAACGCCCGCCGCGCCCAGCTGGGGCTGGCCGACCAGGCCGCCCTCGCGGACCAGGCGATCTACGCGCTGCACCGGGGCGAGCAGCACCTCTCCGCGCTCCTGCTGGAGCTGGACCTGGCGACCGGGACGCTGAACGTGGTCGACGCCGGCTCGCCCCGCCTGGTGCTGCTGCGCGACGGCGAGGTGACCGAGCAGGTCCTGGACAAGCAGTTCCCGCTCGGCATGTTCGAGGGCACCGACTACCGGGAGCAGCGCTTCGAGCTGCAGCGCGGGGACCGGCTCTTCGTGGTCAGCGACGGGGTCATCGACGCCACCCAGGAGCGGATCCGCTACGGCGAGACCGCGCTGGACCGCTTCCTGCGGCGCACCGGGCCGATGGAGCCGCTGGACGCCGTCCGGTCGCTGATCGGCGACCTGCGCGCCTTCGTGGCCGGCGACCTGGTCGACGACGCGGTGGTGGTCTGCCTGGACTGGCTCGGCCCGCAGCCCTGA
- a CDS encoding MarR family winged helix-turn-helix transcriptional regulator: MAADLDEAAGTLLAVWEAARERTTSRLSGAQLRAVMVVEQYDGINLRRLATLTDMLLSSASRLCDRLVAAGMLEREPGRYDRREIALHLTPAATRLLGELRADRRQRLDRILVGMSPEGRAALVRGMREFDEVARRGEAAAAEGWPVLQPSGERIGDPQPEPESPGEPPVARTA; this comes from the coding sequence ATGGCCGCCGACCTCGACGAGGCGGCGGGCACCCTGCTGGCTGTCTGGGAGGCGGCCCGGGAGCGGACCACGAGCCGGCTCTCCGGTGCCCAGTTGCGCGCGGTCATGGTCGTCGAGCAGTACGACGGGATCAACCTCCGCCGGCTCGCCACGCTGACCGACATGCTGCTCTCCTCCGCCAGCCGGCTCTGCGACCGGCTGGTGGCGGCCGGCATGCTGGAGCGGGAGCCGGGCCGGTACGACCGGCGCGAGATCGCCCTGCACCTCACCCCGGCGGCCACCCGGCTCCTCGGCGAGCTGCGCGCCGACCGGCGCCAGCGGCTGGACCGGATCCTGGTCGGCATGAGCCCGGAGGGGCGGGCGGCGCTGGTGCGCGGGATGCGCGAGTTCGACGAGGTCGCCCGACGCGGGGAGGCCGCCGCGGCGGAGGGCTGGCCGGTGCTCCAGCCATCGGGGGAGCGGATCGGCGACCCGCAGCCCGAGCCGGAGTCACCCGGCGAGCCGCCGGTGGCCCGCACCGCCTGA
- a CDS encoding sugar transferase, with protein sequence MTSATLLTPASTSSRPGGDRPGPTTRAAERAYIRVLAVLDTAVLTVAILIGYVARFGDEEPSGSEIPYVVVAPALLLVWLVSLKAMRCYDDQVLGYGADEYRRVSAASLRLAGGIAIAGYIADVGVSRGFLAISFAVGTLGLEVARFAARKRLHRARDRGAGWSRKVLVVGDTAHVLELVHTLRREPYAGYQVVGACIPDALLAPVPQRLGDVPVVGSFRGIPEAATAIGADTVAVTASGELTAARLRRLGWQLEGTGVDLVVAPALTDVAGPRIHTRPVAGLPLIHVEAPEFRGARKLVKGFVDRSISLIALLLLSPLLAVIALAIKLDSRGPVLFRQTRVGQGGKEFGVFKFRTMVVNADALLAELAARNETDGLMFKMRDDPRVTRVGRLLRKWSLDELPQLANVLLGQMSLVGPRPPLPSEVARYDGDVARRLLVKPGMTGLWQVSGRSDLSWEDGIRLDLYYVENWSLAADLTILWKTFGAVVNSRGAY encoded by the coding sequence GTGACCTCGGCGACGCTGTTGACCCCCGCCAGCACGTCGTCGCGACCCGGTGGCGACCGCCCCGGACCGACGACGCGCGCCGCGGAGCGGGCCTACATCCGGGTCCTGGCGGTGCTGGACACCGCCGTGCTGACCGTCGCCATCCTGATCGGGTACGTGGCCCGGTTCGGCGACGAGGAACCGAGCGGCTCCGAGATCCCCTACGTGGTGGTCGCGCCCGCCCTGCTGCTGGTCTGGCTGGTTTCGCTCAAGGCGATGCGCTGCTACGACGACCAGGTGCTGGGCTACGGCGCCGACGAGTACCGGCGGGTCAGCGCGGCGAGCCTGCGGCTGGCCGGCGGCATCGCCATCGCCGGCTACATCGCCGACGTGGGGGTCTCCCGCGGCTTCCTGGCCATCTCCTTCGCGGTCGGCACGCTCGGCCTGGAGGTGGCCCGGTTCGCCGCCCGCAAGCGGCTGCACCGCGCCCGCGACCGGGGCGCCGGCTGGTCCCGCAAGGTGCTGGTGGTCGGCGACACCGCGCACGTGCTGGAGCTGGTGCACACGCTGCGCCGCGAGCCCTACGCCGGCTACCAGGTCGTCGGCGCCTGCATCCCGGACGCGCTGCTCGCCCCGGTGCCGCAGCGGCTGGGCGACGTGCCGGTGGTGGGCTCCTTCCGGGGCATCCCGGAGGCGGCCACCGCGATCGGCGCGGACACCGTGGCGGTCACCGCCTCGGGCGAGCTGACCGCGGCCCGGCTGCGCCGGCTGGGCTGGCAGCTGGAGGGCACGGGTGTCGACCTCGTGGTGGCCCCGGCGCTCACCGACGTCGCCGGCCCGCGCATCCACACCCGGCCGGTGGCCGGCCTGCCGCTGATCCACGTCGAGGCGCCCGAGTTCCGGGGCGCCCGCAAGCTGGTCAAGGGTTTCGTCGACCGGTCGATCTCGCTGATCGCCCTGCTCCTGCTGTCGCCGCTGCTGGCGGTGATCGCCCTGGCCATCAAGCTGGACAGCCGCGGCCCGGTGCTGTTCCGCCAGACCCGGGTCGGTCAGGGCGGCAAGGAGTTCGGCGTCTTCAAGTTCCGCACCATGGTCGTCAACGCCGACGCCCTGCTCGCCGAGCTGGCCGCACGCAACGAGACCGACGGCCTGATGTTCAAAATGCGCGACGACCCCCGGGTGACCCGGGTGGGCCGGCTGCTGCGCAAGTGGTCCCTGGACGAGCTGCCCCAGCTGGCCAACGTGCTGCTCGGCCAGATGAGCCTGGTCGGTCCGCGCCCGCCGCTGCCCTCCGAGGTGGCCCGCTACGACGGCGACGTGGCCCGCCGGCTGCTGGTCAAGCCCGGCATGACCGGCCTCTGGCAGGTCAGCGGCCGGTCCGACCTGAGCTGGGAGGACGGCATCCGGCTCGACCTCTACTACGTGGAGAACTGGTCTCTGGCCGCCGACCTCACCATCCTCTGGAAGACGTTCGGCGCGGTGGTCAACAGCCGCGGCGCGTACTGA
- a CDS encoding DUF742 domain-containing protein, producing the protein MRAESPGPQHEWLDAAAGPVVRPYTVTGGRVRPPVDGFDLVAFVLTTPGADPAGVPGLQPEHRRLAELARRPVAVADLAADLDLAVGVVRVLLGDLLARGLVTVRRPAAAHLPDDNILKAVVSGLRAL; encoded by the coding sequence ATGCGGGCTGAGTCGCCGGGCCCGCAGCACGAGTGGCTGGACGCCGCCGCCGGCCCCGTGGTCCGCCCGTACACCGTGACCGGTGGCCGGGTGCGCCCGCCGGTCGACGGCTTCGACCTGGTGGCGTTCGTGCTGACCACGCCGGGGGCCGACCCGGCCGGCGTGCCCGGTCTCCAGCCGGAGCACCGGCGCCTCGCCGAACTGGCCCGCCGACCGGTGGCCGTGGCCGACCTCGCCGCCGACCTGGATCTCGCCGTCGGCGTGGTCCGGGTGCTGCTCGGCGACCTCCTCGCCCGGGGGCTGGTCACCGTGCGCCGGCCGGCCGCCGCCCACCTGCCCGACGACAACATCCTCAAGGCGGTGGTCAGTGGACTCCGTGCGCTTTGA
- a CDS encoding roadblock/LC7 domain-containing protein has translation MVHTTRQNADLDWLLDDLVERVPGARQAVVLSADGLMLGASAELDRTDAEHLCALASGFSSLAKGATRHVGGGAVRQTVVEMESAYLFVTAAGQGACLAVVSDADADIGLVAYEMAMLVIRVGENLSAPARTAATDAG, from the coding sequence GTGGTGCACACGACGCGGCAGAACGCCGATCTCGACTGGTTGCTCGACGACCTGGTGGAGCGGGTGCCGGGCGCCCGCCAGGCGGTGGTGCTGTCGGCGGACGGCCTCATGCTCGGCGCGTCCGCCGAGCTGGACCGCACCGACGCGGAACACCTCTGCGCCCTGGCCTCCGGTTTCTCCAGCCTCGCCAAGGGGGCCACCCGGCACGTGGGTGGCGGCGCGGTCCGGCAGACCGTGGTGGAGATGGAGTCGGCCTACCTGTTCGTCACGGCCGCCGGGCAGGGCGCCTGCCTGGCCGTGGTGAGCGACGCCGACGCCGACATCGGCCTGGTGGCGTACGAGATGGCCATGCTGGTCATCCGGGTCGGCGAGAACCTCAGCGCACCGGCCCGCACGGCGGCGACCGATGCGGGCTGA
- a CDS encoding ROK family protein, with protein MTTLWHCQGVTSPSTAGAVRQGSLRELNLAVVLRRIATADRPPSRAGIAAETGLTRATVSAVVDDLIAGRLVAEAEPAPRTGAGRPARGLVLAADGPAGLGLEVNVDYLAACVVDLTGAVRHHLVRRADLRPVSPADALERLAALAAEARAAAARDGLTLAGAALAVPGLVDGGGLVRLAPNLGWRDVDVPALLAGRPLAEPVAGIPPLVVDNEANLAALGELHAGPPGSTSFLHITGEIGIGAGIVLDGVLYRGARGWSGEIGHIPVQPQGRPCRCGGQGCLERYAGQEAILAAAGLTGADLPADTAATRLADLAGAGDPAALTALADAGTALGVAVAGVVNLLDLDTVVLGGGYAPLAPWLRPPVVAEISRRVLTAAWSPVTVRPAALGARSAAVGGAASVVRRVVDRPVAWLARSG; from the coding sequence ATGACCACGCTGTGGCACTGTCAAGGGGTGACCAGCCCCAGCACCGCCGGCGCGGTCCGCCAGGGCAGCCTGCGCGAGCTCAACCTCGCCGTCGTGCTCCGGCGGATCGCCACCGCCGACCGACCGCCGTCCCGCGCCGGAATCGCCGCCGAAACCGGGCTGACCCGGGCCACCGTCTCCGCCGTCGTGGACGACCTCATCGCCGGCCGGCTGGTCGCCGAGGCCGAACCCGCGCCGCGCACCGGGGCCGGGCGGCCCGCCCGCGGGCTGGTGCTGGCCGCCGACGGCCCGGCCGGGCTCGGCCTGGAGGTGAACGTCGACTACCTGGCCGCCTGCGTGGTCGACCTCACCGGGGCGGTCCGGCACCACCTGGTGCGCCGCGCCGACCTGCGCCCGGTCTCCCCCGCCGACGCCCTGGAGCGGCTCGCCGCCCTGGCCGCCGAGGCCCGCGCCGCCGCCGCACGCGACGGGCTGACCCTGGCCGGCGCGGCGCTCGCCGTACCGGGCCTGGTCGACGGCGGCGGCCTGGTCCGGCTCGCCCCCAACCTCGGCTGGCGGGACGTCGACGTGCCCGCCCTGCTCGCCGGGCGCCCGCTCGCCGAGCCGGTCGCCGGCATCCCCCCGCTGGTGGTCGACAACGAGGCCAACCTGGCCGCCCTCGGCGAGCTGCACGCCGGCCCACCGGGCTCGACCAGCTTCCTGCACATCACCGGCGAGATCGGCATCGGCGCCGGGATCGTGCTGGACGGGGTGCTCTACCGGGGCGCGCGCGGCTGGAGCGGCGAGATCGGTCACATCCCGGTGCAGCCGCAGGGGCGGCCGTGCCGCTGCGGCGGCCAGGGCTGCCTGGAGCGGTACGCGGGCCAGGAGGCCATCCTGGCCGCCGCCGGCCTGACCGGCGCGGACCTGCCCGCGGACACCGCCGCCACCCGGCTGGCCGACCTGGCCGGGGCGGGCGACCCGGCCGCGCTGACCGCCCTGGCGGATGCCGGGACCGCCCTCGGGGTGGCCGTGGCGGGCGTGGTGAACCTGCTGGACCTGGACACCGTGGTGCTCGGCGGCGGATACGCCCCGCTCGCCCCCTGGCTGCGCCCGCCCGTGGTCGCGGAGATCTCCCGGCGGGTGCTCACCGCCGCCTGGTCCCCGGTGACGGTGCGCCCGGCGGCGCTCGGGGCGCGCTCCGCGGCGGTCGGTGGGGCCGCCTCGGTGGTCCGCCGGGTGGTGGACCGTCCGGTCGCCTGGCTGGCCCGTTCCGGCTGA
- a CDS encoding lactonase family protein, whose amino-acid sequence MTGQDAIVHIGGYTAESGGRAEGIVAARRDPATGALTPLGTVAVTPSPSFLVRHPALPVLYAVNELAEGQVSAFRTGPDGDLDPLGARPTGGAEPCHLAVAPDGRHLFVANYGGGSVAVFPLDADGTPGERSDLVRHEGHGADPERQEQAHCHMVSPDPAAGPLLAVDLGTDSVYRYDLDVPSGRLVPRAPRLRTPAGTGPRHLARHPDGRRCWLVGELDGTVTAYDLTPDGLHQRVRVDASGRAGHVQPSEVAVGPDGRFLYVGNRGVGTVAVFALNGEAPELVAEVDTGGEWPRHFARTGEHLYVADERAGMIRIFRVDPGTGVPEPVGEPVPVASPTCVRP is encoded by the coding sequence GTGACCGGGCAGGACGCGATCGTCCACATCGGGGGCTACACGGCGGAGTCGGGCGGGCGGGCCGAGGGCATCGTCGCCGCCCGGCGCGACCCGGCGACGGGGGCGCTGACCCCGCTCGGCACGGTGGCGGTCACCCCGTCGCCGTCGTTCCTCGTCCGGCATCCGGCGCTGCCGGTGCTCTATGCGGTCAACGAGCTGGCCGAGGGGCAGGTCAGCGCCTTCCGGACCGGTCCGGACGGCGACCTCGACCCGCTCGGCGCACGCCCGACCGGCGGGGCGGAGCCCTGCCATCTGGCGGTGGCACCGGACGGCCGGCACCTGTTCGTGGCGAACTACGGCGGCGGAAGCGTGGCGGTCTTCCCTCTCGACGCCGACGGCACGCCGGGGGAGCGCAGCGACCTGGTCCGGCACGAGGGGCACGGCGCCGACCCGGAGCGGCAGGAGCAGGCGCACTGCCACATGGTCTCGCCCGACCCGGCGGCCGGTCCGCTGCTCGCCGTCGACCTGGGCACCGACTCGGTCTACCGGTACGACCTCGACGTCCCCTCGGGGCGGCTGGTGCCCCGCGCCCCCCGACTGCGGACGCCGGCCGGCACCGGGCCCCGGCACCTGGCCCGGCACCCCGACGGGCGGCGCTGCTGGCTCGTCGGCGAGCTGGACGGGACGGTCACCGCGTACGACCTGACCCCGGACGGGCTGCACCAGCGGGTCCGGGTGGACGCCAGCGGCCGGGCCGGGCACGTGCAGCCCTCCGAGGTCGCCGTCGGGCCGGACGGCCGTTTCCTCTACGTGGGCAACCGGGGTGTGGGCACGGTCGCGGTGTTCGCGCTAAACGGCGAGGCGCCCGAGCTGGTGGCCGAGGTGGACACCGGCGGGGAGTGGCCCCGGCACTTCGCCCGGACCGGCGAGCACCTCTACGTGGCCGACGAGCGGGCCGGCATGATCAGGATCTTCCGGGTGGACCCGGGCACCGGCGTGCCGGAGCCCGTGGGCGAGCCGGTGCCGGTGGCGAGTCCCACCTGTGTCCGTCCGTGA